In a genomic window of Occallatibacter riparius:
- a CDS encoding choice-of-anchor tandem repeat GloVer-containing protein, giving the protein MEKIKVRILLIALAVLACPALEQAQINLIYTFNSPYDACCPVWSNLIAQGRDGNLYSTMPQGVGNVVGNGSWFVFPPNGIPLIRGFLTGGPVTPNSGLTLGIDGNFYGSTEHGGLGNGAYGTLFKLRGTSLIPVYFFTGTGSGTYPASAPIQGPDGYLYGTTYDGSTAGVVYKVDPSAGTLVWSHALPSGTKAPLIIADDGNFYGTFPHGGLPINGVAPSNDNGGGIFRVTPGGVLTGIYNINPLNPNSNGGHGDGGQPWGPVMQASDGALYGTASDAGQYNGGTVYRVQLDGSGFTILHNFQTADGVDSESGLVEGDSGYLFGLCSGGGTAQGVQVAAGTIFRMDVGGINFLTIFNFYRASGSNGVGPGSAPLSTPMLHTNGRIYGLTSHGGTSLWGSITYGAYDDGGELFSIPSGSGPIISVVGRRSANVNDRIGIIGQGLSTVTGVTFGGIAASPATVKSLSDTYMEVVVPPGARTGILRVYTPTAAYHTLYRFKIACSGQCAGPQ; this is encoded by the coding sequence ATGGAGAAAATCAAGGTCCGCATTCTGCTGATCGCGCTCGCCGTGCTTGCCTGCCCCGCGTTGGAACAAGCCCAGATCAACCTGATCTACACCTTCAACTCGCCCTATGACGCCTGCTGCCCGGTGTGGTCGAATCTCATTGCGCAGGGCCGTGACGGCAATCTCTACAGCACCATGCCCCAGGGCGTCGGCAACGTTGTCGGAAACGGAAGTTGGTTCGTGTTTCCACCCAACGGGATCCCCTTGATCCGTGGCTTCCTGACCGGAGGCCCCGTGACGCCCAATTCCGGCCTAACGCTGGGAATCGACGGAAATTTCTACGGATCCACGGAACACGGGGGCCTTGGCAACGGCGCGTACGGGACCCTGTTCAAACTCAGGGGCACGTCTCTGATCCCGGTGTATTTCTTCACCGGGACAGGTTCGGGTACCTATCCCGCGTCCGCTCCCATTCAAGGCCCGGACGGTTATCTCTACGGCACCACCTACGATGGCTCGACAGCCGGTGTCGTCTACAAAGTCGATCCAAGTGCCGGCACGCTCGTGTGGTCTCACGCGCTGCCTTCAGGCACCAAGGCGCCTCTGATTATCGCGGACGACGGCAATTTCTACGGCACCTTCCCCCATGGCGGCCTGCCCATCAACGGCGTAGCGCCCTCGAATGACAATGGTGGTGGCATTTTTCGCGTCACTCCGGGCGGTGTACTCACCGGCATCTACAACATCAATCCGCTGAATCCCAACTCCAACGGCGGCCACGGCGATGGCGGCCAGCCCTGGGGGCCCGTGATGCAGGCCAGCGATGGCGCGCTCTACGGAACCGCAAGCGATGCCGGCCAGTACAACGGGGGCACGGTCTACAGGGTTCAGCTTGACGGCTCGGGGTTCACAATCCTGCATAATTTCCAGACCGCCGATGGCGTCGACTCCGAGAGTGGACTTGTCGAAGGAGATAGCGGGTACCTCTTCGGCCTGTGCTCTGGCGGTGGCACGGCTCAGGGAGTGCAGGTGGCTGCCGGAACGATATTCAGGATGGATGTAGGGGGTATCAACTTCCTCACAATCTTCAACTTCTATCGCGCATCCGGGTCGAATGGCGTCGGCCCAGGGAGCGCGCCTTTGTCTACCCCCATGCTGCACACCAACGGCAGGATCTACGGGCTCACCTCGCATGGAGGGACGTCCCTTTGGGGCTCGATCACTTACGGGGCTTACGACGACGGAGGAGAGTTGTTCAGCATCCCGTCCGGGTCCGGCCCGATCATCTCGGTGGTAGGCAGACGCTCGGCGAACGTCAACGATCGCATCGGCATCATCGGCCAGGGACTTTCGACCGTAACAGGTGTCACCTTCGGCGGTATTGCCGCGTCCCCAGCAACCGTCAAATCCCTGAGCGACACCTACATGGAGGTGGTGGTGCCGCCTGGAGCCAGAACCGGCATTCTCCGCGTATACACTCCAACCGCGGCCTACCACACCCTCTACAGGTTCAAGATCGCCTGCAGCGGCCAGTGCGCCGGCCCGCAATAG